A single region of the Eremothecium gossypii ATCC 10895 chromosome V, complete sequence genome encodes:
- the URB2 gene encoding ribosome biogenesis protein URB2 (Syntenic homolog of Saccharomyces cerevisiae YJR041C (URB2)), with the protein MALDSAEAISKYLRSKSITTDELCDVCQDLEAGRYSVFFPSAHIFVLELIIDRWNDPKHESYRTNWRVWDLFNRMWQRVEQEDHKKRLSKRLRFSVVLLQGIESVKQDYDSFSKAVLETMQLINSTSAIHCSVETAMKLLGETVNLLNRCDGTDASGRRAMLNELLTLSNIESVADVGSKIATLYSGHLLSPTLTYMQLYGGPDSNDAGSNILRKLMSKFLYGPSVIPLRHIEKFLSDYELPKEQVQVFFRTTIQFLSSSDFATLESIFKILLKIAPEMSAAMLHDLSLEKKTMSQEFLENMFNEAFSQENWALVANVLILDVDVGIKNAQKILNVLSQGKINGHLINMWKALIDCHVIAREFPQFLEKWKSHCSQSSCKVLLENEQYYAVVAGNIPLLSVSQIRDLLEELLDQVSKDSSEEAINVATIIVLGLRKLPYNLLQEFKLSLLKFFELHHIRTTAFWDLKHHILELYDDVASAELLSGKDIPAMLVELETAPMNLYFTIFKIRELIEFEMDSVIENFIRRLEILSNQRYILLQLFSRWSTIVDLTFNQSQMEHLLEISLKPDNIEIYNEILKYDDFFEETNIIHTLVRLLGAKIEHATCRSLLCQFPVQCIGKNVRVDVINRILAQEQLHSDEPHLVEHLLKNPTFKSAIETDCKALAKVISQESDYYALDNPLFTTVWGNHLNNMKSEQCQTFISELIESISNGLTEQFEFATYKLAFYIVTSTPHKFDKVKEVAQTYVRNVMDILKQQQNILDNVKLSSWLMGSLYRVFCQFELSQPIDFLRSFLLSVSQQMKACNDHQLLETRFQLHCLCYEDNLEGLLACYVLLREIGVQKNRLLPAVSSAVKLKSVSDHTSFNRAFFSIISSFSELSVVQAEGVLELYGVFVPLLSKENTIGTRLFVRSVLEFHTYSERILAQKKALLKVLVLYKDTLVSKPWLFTQYAVESLFPLCTKLNISICHSDYPGQDEVFVSSTQLLSSVLLFHRYKLSNRHHLVTSTLCCYMGLLAESERYRLSVLSAKSFSRLVINFCEPSHSPNNSNKDSLNSRVTVAKRSLRKYLPIILLNYVNKVISHNFKETIRKEITPCIFSVFDVLSRSELAVITSSLDNPGRVYFKNLYAEYQKLGRWHEE; encoded by the coding sequence ATGGCTCTGGATTCCGCAGAAGCTATCAGCAAGTATCTTCGCTCTAAATCTATAACGACCGATGAGCTCTGTGATGTGTGCCAAGATCTTGAAGCAGGCCGGTACTCGGTCTTCTTCCCCAGCGCCCACATCTTCGTGCTCGAACTGATCATCGACCGTTGGAATGACCCTAAGCACGAATCGTACAGGACGAACTGGCGGGTGTGGGATTTATTTAACAGGATGTGGCAGCGGGTTGAGCAGGAAGATCATAAGAAGCGGCTGTCCAAACGGCTGCGCTTCAGCGTTGTGCTGCTGCAAGGTATTGAGAGCGTTAAGCAGGACTACGACAGCTTTTCGAAAGCTGTGCTAGAGACTATGCAGCTCATAAATAGCACATCTGCCATCCATTGCAGCGTTGAGACGGCTATGAAGCTGCTCGGAGAGACGGTAAACTTGTTAAATCGATGCGATGGGACGGACGCCAGCGGCCGGCGTGCGATGTTAAATGAATTGCTAACGCTATCGAATATTGAGAGCGTGGCAGACGTCGGGTCTAAGATAGCAACATTGTACTCGGGCCATTTACTTTCCCCCACGTTGACGTACATGCAACTTTATGGCGGACCCGACAGCAATGATGCGGGAAGTAACATTCTCCGTAAGTTAATGTCGAAGTTTTTATATGGCCCTAGCGTAATACCATTGCGGCATATTGAGAAATTCCTAAGCGACTACGAGCTTCCAAAAGAACAAGTACAAGTTTTCTTTCGAACCACCATACAGTTTTTGTCCAGCAGCGACTTTGCTACGCTTGAAAGTATCTTCAAAATTTTATTGAAGATAGCACCTGAAATGTCAGCCGCTATGCTGCACGATCTTTCTTTGGAGAAGAAGACTATGTCCCAAGAATTCCTTGAGAATATGTTTAATGAAGCCTTTTCCCAAGAAAACTGGGCGCTAGTGGCAAATGTGCTTATATTAGACGTCGATGTTGGAATCAAAAATGCGCAGAAGATACTAAACGTCTTAAGCCAGGGAAAAATAAATGGCCATCTCATTAATATGTGGAAAGCTTTGATTGATTGTCATGTAATAGCTCGTGAATTCCCCCAGTTCTTAGAAAAATGGAAAAGTCACTGCTCTCAGAGTAGCTGTAAAGTGCTTTTAGAAAATGAACAGTACTATGCGGTGGTTGCAGGAAATATACCGCTTCTATCGGTTTCTCAAATTAGAGATTTGCTGGAAGAACTTCTGGACCAGGTCTCCAAAGATTCATCTGAAGAGGCTATTAATGTAGCTACTATAATTGTGCTTGGCCTCAGGAAGCTCCCATACAATTTACTCCAAGAGTTTAAGCTATCTCTATTGAAATTCTTCGAACTGCATCATATCCGCACTACGGCTTTCTGGGACCTGAAACATCATATACTCGAACTATATGATGATGTTGCATCAGCAGAACTTCTATCGGGCAAAGACATCCCTGCCATGCTCGTAGAGCTTGAAACTGCACCCATGAATCTTTACTTCACTATCTTCAAGATTCGCGAATTGATTGAGTTCGAGATGGATTCGGTTATCGAAAACTTCATACGCCGCTTGGAGATTTTATCAAACCAACGATACATTCTTCTTCAATTATTCAGTAGGTGGAGTACAATTGTGGATTTAACTTTCAATCAATCTCAAATGGAGCACCTACTAGAAATTTCATTAAAACCGGACAATATCGAGATATACAATGAGATATTGAAGTACGATGATTTTTTCGAAGAAACCAACATTATCCACACACTAGTTAGATTACTGGGGGCTAAAATAGAACATGCTACATGCAGATCCCTATTGTGCCAGTTTCCTGTCCAGTGTATTGGTAAAAATGTCAGGGTTGACGTTATCAATCGAATTTTGGCTCAAGAGCAATTGCATTCTGATGAACCGCACTTGGTTGAGCACCTCCTCAAGAATCCGACGTTCAAATCAGCAATAGAGACCGATTGCAAAGCTCTGGCGAAAGTCATTTCGCAGGAATCTGACTACTATGCACTCGATAATCCTCTGTTTACTACTGTATGGGGTAATCATTTGAACAATATGAAATCTGAGCAATGTCAGACGTTTATTTCAGAACTGATAGAGTCGATATCAAATGGCTTGACAGAGCAATTTGAGTTCGCTACTTACAAACTCGCTTTTTACATTGTTACCAGTACCCCGCATAAATTTGACAAGGTCAAAGAAGTGGCCCAGACCTACGTGCGTAACGTGATGGATATCCTAAAGCAGCAACAAAACATATTGGATAATGTTAAATTGTCCTCCTGGCTTATGGGTTCTCTTTATCGAGTTTTTTGCCAATTTGAGTTGTCGCAGCCAATTGATTTTCTCCGCAGTTTTCTTCTCAGTGTGTCTCAGCAAATGAAGGCATGCAATGACCATCAGCTTTTAGAAACTAGATTCCAACTACACTGCTTGTGCTACGAAGATAATTTAGAAGGACTTTTAGCATGCTACGTGTTACTTCGAGAGATCGGCGTGCAGAAAAACAGATTGTTGCCCGCAGTGAGTTCTGCTGTTAAACTGAAGTCTGTTTCTGATCACACATCTTTTAATCGCGCATTTTTCTCCATTATCAGCTCGTTCTCAGAATTGAGCGTTGTTCAAGCAGAAGGAGTCTTGGAGCTATATGGTGTGTTTGTCCCACTTTTATCCAAAGAGAACACTATTGGGACTAGATTGTTTGTGCGTTCTGTGCTAGAGTTCCATACATATTCTGAGAGGATATTGGCTCAGAAAAAGGCACTCCTGAAAGTTTTGGTACTTTACAAAGATACATTAGTATCCAAGCCTTGGCTTTTTACACAATATGCCGTTGAATCGTTGTTCCCCTTATGCACGAAGTTGAATATCTCTATTTGCCATTCGGATTACCCCGGGCAAGATGAGGTTTTCGTGTCTTCGACTCAGTTATTATCCTCAGTCTTGTTATTCCACAGGTATAAGTTGTCGAACCGTCACCATCTGGTTACGAGCACACTATGCTGCTATATGGGACTTCTAGCAGAAAGTGAGAGATACAGGCTCTCTGTTCTCTCGGCCAAGTCCTTTTCAAGATTAGTGATCAACTTCTGTGAGCCATCACACAGTCCAAATAACAGCAATAAAGATTCTTTAAATTCGCGGGTCACTGTTGCAAAGCGCTCTCTCAGGAAATATTTGCCAATAATCCTCCTGAACTACGTGAATAAAGTCATATCTCATAATTTCAAGGAAACCATCAGAAAAGAGATTACTCCATGCATATTCTCCGTCTTTGATGTCCTCTCCAGAAGTGAACTAGCTGTTATCACCTCAAGTTTGGACAATCCAGGAAGAGTTTACTTTAAGAATCTCTATGCGGAGTACCAAAAGCTAGGAAGATGGCATGAAGAGTAA
- the GEF1 gene encoding Gef1p (Syntenic homolog of Saccharomyces cerevisiae YJR040W (GEF1)), whose translation MSYQPVGPRQEAEHQAEVRNFDQFTTIDWILEEKSQRNSGARDVGYSGRWRRYLEEVWHRGQAFFTLTAIGVTVGCIAGFIQVLTETLVNWKTGYCARNWLLNKSFCCQRIAEDTRKFLVIEGAQCVEERLWVPWSNSVLAYFTFITLSVAFAMLSALMVKCLAPMATGSGISEIKVHVSGFQYKKEFFSLTTLAVKSVALPLAISSGLSVGKEGPSVHYATCCGFLIVQFLLRNTLKYAEQAEYLVASSAAGVAVAFGAPIGGVLFGLEEMSSSPHFNLSTLWKSFYVALSAVSTLQYLDPFRNGKIVLFEVKYDRDWHVEEIPIFILLGIFGGLYGHYIGNLNIWFVTFRRNYLSKWPLREVFVLALATTCLSYFNEFLKLDMTESMSLLFHECVEEKSGMNFEHRLCQLDGKFSFLSFLTLYCSLMFATVVRALGVVVSYGARVPAGIFVPSMAVGATFGRSISVLVENFITGPHVITPGTYAFLGAAAALSGITNMTLTVVVIMFELTGAFIYIIPTMIVVAITRIVYSSFSKEGGIAEKMIMVNGFPFMECPQEHRDFLDEYCAADISTTDVVTIKESMHLSDLESLLEEVGNSYKGFPIIRNDDENEQEKRCIGYVTLQHIRSQLGMYTNDNTARNTVVDFTKKFLPDDENLIQFSDLVNYTPFTVDKSLSLSLLYQMFHKLGCKVVIVEDAGFLVGIITKKDFLRFQRTKRTELYGSINTFDEQSAERLWNLIMRVIRKLRSKQL comes from the coding sequence ATGTCATACCAGCCGGTAGGCCCCCGGCAAGAGGCCGAGCACCAGGCAGAAGTACGAAACTTCGATCAGTTTACAACGATAGACTGGATCCTGGAGGAGAAGTCACAACGAAACTCAGGCGCGCGGGACGTGGGGTACAGCGGACGATGGAGGCGCTACCTGGAGGAGGTGTGGCACCGGGGACAGGCTTTCTTCACGCTCACCGCGATTGGAGTGACCGTCGGGTGCATAGCGGGGTTCATTCAGGTGCTCACGGAGACGTTGGTGAACTGGAAGACAGGCTACTGTGCCAGGAACTGGCTGCTCAACAAGTCGTTCTGCTGCCAGAGAATAGCTGAGGACACGCGAAAGTTCTTGGTCATAGAGGGCGCGCAGTGTGTGGAGGAACGGCTATGGGTTCCGTGGAGCAACTCTGTGTTAGCGTATTTTACGTTCATTACGCTCTCGGTCGCGTTCGCCATGCTTAGCGCGTTGATGGTCAAGTGCCTAGCCCCCATGGCCACTGGCTCTGGAATTTCGGAGATCAAAGTCCATGTGTCTGGCTTCCAGTACAAGAAGGAGTTCTTCAGTCTGACGACGTTGGCGGTCAAGTCGGTGGCTTTGCCTCTAGCTATATCGTCTGGCCTCAGCGTGGGAAAGGAAGGCCCTTCGGTACACTACGCTACATGCTGTGGGTTTTTGATTGTACAGTTCCTCTTGCGGAACACACTCAAGTACGCCGAACAAGCCGAGTACTTAGTTGCTTCCAGCGCAGCTGGGGTTGCGGTGGCCTTTGGAGCGCCCATTGGTGGAGTGCTATTTGGGCTCGAGGAGATGTCTTCTTCGCCCCATTTCAATCTGTCCACCCTTTGGAAGTCCTTTTACGTTGCGCTTTCCGCTGTCTCGACGTTGCAGTACTTGGACCCATTCCGGAATGGCAAGATTGTTCTATTTGAGGTGAAGTATGATCGGGATTGGCATGTTGAAGAAATCCCTATTTTCATTCTTCTAGGAATTTTTGGGGGGTTATATGGCCATTACATCGGTAACTTAAACATTTGGTTTGTTACATTTAGGAGGAATTATCTATCCAAATGGCCGCTAAGAGAAGTCTTTGTATTGGCCCTTGCCACTACGTGTTTGTCTTACTTTAATGAGTTTTTAAAACTAGACATGACAGAAAGCATGAGTCTCTTATTCCATGAATGTGTGGAGGAGAAGAGTGGTATGAACTTTGAGCACAGGCTATGCCAACTGGACGGAAAATTCAGTTTTTTGAGTTTCTTGACATTGTACTGTTCTTTGATGTTTGCGACCGTTGTCCGTGCGCTCGGTGTTGTTGTGTCATATGGGGCTCGCGTTCCAGCCGGAATATTTGTACCATCGATGGCTGTAGGGGCCACTTTTGGCAGGTCAATCAGCGTGTTAGTTGAAAATTTCATCACAGGCCCTCATGTGATAACGCCAGGCACATATGCCTTCCTTGGAGCGGCTGCTGCCTTAAGTGGAATTACCAATATGACCCTTACGGTGGTTGTTATTATGTTTGAATTGACTGGTGCTTTCATATACATTATTCCAACCATGATTGTTGTCGCGATCACACGCATTGTATACTCCTCGTTCAGTAAGGAGGGTGGTATAGCCGAAAAGATGATTATGGTAAATGGATTTCCATTCATGGAATGTCCCCAGGAGCATCGAGACTTCCTAGATGAGTATTGTGCTGCTGACATCAGTACGACAGACGTGGTAACTATCAAAGAGAGCATGCATTTATCTGATTTAGAGTCATTGTTGGAAGAGGTAGGCAACTCATATAAAGGGTTCCCGATAATCCGAAATGATGACGAGAATGAACAGGAGAAACGATGCATTGGCTACGTAACCTTACAGCACATAAGGTCGCAGTTGGGCATGTATACGAATGACAATACTGCCCGTAATACAGTCGTAGATTTTACCAAGAAATTTTTGCCCGATGATGAAAACCTAATTCAATTCAGTGACCTGGTGAACTATACGCCGTTCACCGTCGACAAGTCACTATCTTTATCTCTCTTATACCAGATGTTCCACAAGTTAGGTTGTAAAGTTGTTATAGTGGAGGATGCGGGGTTCCTAGTTGGTATCATCACCAAGAAGGACTTTTTGAGGTTTCAACGGACAAAACGGACAGAACTTTATGGATCCATAAACACATTTGATGAACAATCTGCGGAACGGTTGTGGAATTTAATTATGCGTGTTATAAGAAAACTGAGATCCAAGCAATTGTAA
- the SNU13 gene encoding RNA binding protein SNU13 (Syntenic homolog of Saccharomyces cerevisiae YEL026W (SNU13)) — protein MSSTPNPKAFPLADAALTQQILDVVQQASNMRQLKKGANEATKTLNRGISEFIIMAADCEPIEILLHLPLLCEDKNVPYVFVPSRVALGRACGVSRPVIAASITTNDASAIKSQIYAVKDKIETLLI, from the coding sequence ATGTCTTCTACTCCAAACCCAAAAGCTTTCCCCTTGGCCGATGCCGCTTTGACGCAGCAAATTCTAGACGTGGTGCAACAGGCATCGAACATGCGTCAGTTGAAGAAGGGTGCCAACGAGGCGACCAAGACTCTGAACCGTGGTATCTCTGAGTTCATCATAATGGCGGCGGACTGTGAGCCAATTGAAATTTTGTTGCACTTGCCTCTACTGTGCGAGGACAAGAACGTGCCATATGTGTTCGTGCCCTCCCGGGTGGCGCTAGGCAGAGCGTGCGGTGTGTCGCGTCCTGTGATTGCTGCGTCGATTACCACGAACGATGCCTCTGCTATCAAGAGCCAGATCTACGCGGTGAAGGACAAGATCGAGACGTTGTTGATCTGA
- a CDS encoding AEL069C-Ap (Syntenic homolog of Saccharomyces cerevisiae YEL025C), giving the protein MLVQLASPDVLDYSVCQGLLSGREERVLDVYNNGSSASNTFIVVCERSLWVLQATGKGLRRRRIASCETPVQKSCVSEGAVLVVRDNWVYQYGDEGPAGDVAMPVHAYSRGIRIAGDAERYYVDSRHSRYLWGPYRASALPLAVFALADPILDFQFEGSRVFSVKRLSHGRGYYVERVDSVSCGAGARRDVLHISDDIKHAPIFSAGGGSSATYVFVAYHYTWVVAKDTLGVRKFPNPPFIKRSVVRGAALYVEPWPRGPAPRGNAETLVLRVCTGYGAAYKATVDANADKTLRWNKLHYGTRSDTFNGCWYLGSERYLYSTGRKLVSKDFSSGTELSIRHVSASDIVHDLCILQLLPMLDDGIFSIETLTCGSYTQYDNKGFIGTAYDELSVDGLRSLTLPVAVAPDTWRSMEDFWLSSTTSASVSASDIAYPREGESLKPRLDLFQDILFCTLVQNPSGVPTKYLILRADGKLVCHHLGESIEPAFEFPTSCGLNERTLLSSFEDGNQMHIVAATDGIITVFELQDALIENVCTVSKVYLLATIPEVICSIHSSKDGVFVLTKTQLYNFTLAEMQCRPCNRTSITIASPPKFCVNSYGRAVLYHDKDYLYQYRDGQILRTKLPHRCDTVLQKDENTVYMLATDSKLWEMKVMRKSKMHTHIEDGTVFTKVTTCIGSTKAIICAETGEANIQEKLVLYDFGSRRKLAECELDPKECVINLYSFFAPMSDSDLNNSKQLCIATTYTATNQYVRLFAVDGSSLFAEDRKEVKWIVTDIKVYGNMIVASGERLAVYFLQEENGELTLCECGNRCVQLSGSLTMGTVIHEDNIFLFDAHKGITVFRLHKDGLNGANIMRSTDAAGYPSIEHNTITHVASTSVPWSRLFNLNAAAYNAQGDVCFEDRKELWHSTVTFAAVCDASGCVTLFQFSPASIERGTDICRFEIKQTILKLVSIPTSLSEHITELPPACTPLFALYLEDGSVRIISNGKVTPNAQPIESSHNLRACRYSVPNPAATQSLSGVSGDVFSFRRQRVVPEPSKSVPQPLAGPPCIRIFVSGPPSPPPLQRTFSPPELDLTL; this is encoded by the coding sequence ATGCTGGTTCAACTTGCGTCACCGGATGTGCTTGACTACTCTGTTTGTCAGGGACTCCTTAGCGGGAGGGAAGAGCGGGTTCTGGATGTATACAACAATGGATCATCTGCAAGCAACACTTTTATCGTAGTTTGCGAACGGTCGCTATGGGTTCTGCAAGCTACGGGGAAAGGCCTCAGGCGAAGGCGGATTGCTTCTTGCGAGACGCCAGTGCAGAAATCCTGCGTTTCGGAGGGCGCTGTTCTGGTGGTGCGTGATAATTGGGTCTACCAGTATGGCGATGAGGGGCCCGCGGGTGATGTTGCAATGCCTGTTCACGCATACAGCCGAGGCATTAGGATAGCCGGCGATGCGGAGCGCTACTATGTGGACTCGAGGCACAGCAGGTATCTGTGGGGGCCCTACCGGGCGTCGGCGCTTCCGCTGGCGGTGTTTGCGCTGGCCGACCCCATCCTGGACTTCCAGTTCGAGGGTTCGCGGGTGTTCTCCGTAAAGCGGCTCTCCCACGGGCGTGGCTATTACGTGGAGCGAGTAGACTCGGTCAGCTGCGGAGCCGGAGCCAGACGCGACGTACTGCATATCTCCGACGACATAAAGCACGCGCCCATATTCTCGGCAGGGGGGGGTAGTAGCGCGACGTACGTCTTCGTTGCGTATCACTACACCTGGGTGGTAGCGAAGGACACGCTCGGGGTGCGCAAGTTTCCGAACCCTCCCTTTATCAAGAGATCTGTGGTGCGGGGTGCGGCTCTGTACGTTGAACCTTGGCCACGGGGACCAGCACCACGGGGTAATGCAGAAACGCTCGTTCTGCGGGTGTGTACAGGATACGGCGCCGCTTACAAGGCAACGGTGGATGCGAATGCGGACAAGACTTTGCGCTGGAATAAATTGCACTATGGCACCCGGTCTGACACCTTCAATGGCTGCTGGTATCTGGGGTCTGAAAGATACTTATACTCAACCGGTAGGAAGCTTGTGTCAAAGGATTTCAGCTCTGGTACAGAACTCAGTATTAGGCATGTATCCGCTTCTGATATCGTGCACGATCTGTGTATCTTACAGTTGCTTCCCATGCTAGACGACGGCATCTTCTCTATTGAGACGCTGACATGCGGTTCATATACGCAGTATGACAACAAAGGTTTCATTGGAACAGCTTATGACGAACTTTCCGTAGACGGCCTCAGGTCATTGACGCTACCGGTTGCAGTCGCACCTGATACGTGGCGGTCCATGGAAGATTTTTGGTTATCCAGCACCACTTCAGCTAGTGTGTCAGCAAGCGACATCGCCTATCCTCGAGAGGGTGAGAGCCTGAAGCCACGGTTAGACTTGTTTCAAGATATTCTATTTTGCACGTTGGTTCAAAACCCATCTGGTGTTCCCACAAAGTATCTCATACTACGAGCGGATGGGAAGTTAGTCTGTCACCATTTGGGGGAGAGCATTGAGCCTGCTTTTGAATTTCCTACCTCTTGTGGTCTGAATGAACGCACATTACTTTCTAGCTTTGAGGATGGTAATCAGATGCACATTGTGGCAGCTACGGATGGTATAATCACTGTCTTTGAACTTCAAGACGCGCTCATCGAAAACGTTTGCACCGTTTCAAAGGTTTACCTATTGGCTACTATTCCTGAAGTTATTTGTTCAATTCACTCTTCAAAAGATGGAGTCTTCGTTCTGACCAAGACGCAACTCTACAATTTTACTTTAGCTGAGATGCAGTGCCGCCCTTGCAATCGGACATCGATAACAATCGCATCTCCGCCGAAATTCTGTGTTAATAGCTATGGACGGGCTGTTTTATATCATGATAAGGACTATCTGTACCAGTACCGCGATGGGCAAATATTAAGAACAAAGCTACCCCATCGTTGTGATACTGTCCTTCAAAAAGACGAGAATACTGTCTATATGCTCGCGACTGATTCCAAACTGTGGGAAATGAAAGTTATGCGGAAATCGAAAATGCATACACACATAGAAGACGGTACAGTATTCACGAAGGTTACCACTTGCATCGGAAGCACCAAAGCCATCATCTGTGCGGAAACAGGCGAGGCGAATATCCAAGAGAAGCTGGTCTTATACGATTTTGGTTCTCGTAGGAAATTGGCAGAATGCGAGCTGGATCCAAAGGAGTGTGTCATTAATCTGTATTCATTCTTTGCACCAATGTCGGATAGCGATTTGAACAACAGCAAACAGTTATGTATTGCAACTACCTATACGGCTACAAACCAATACGTTCGTCTTTTCGCAGTTGATGGTAGTAGTTTATTCGCTGAAGACCGAAAAGAGGTCAAGTGGATCGTTACAGATATAAAAGTTTATGGGAATATGATTGTGGCATCGGGGGAAAGGCTGGCAGTATACTTCCTACAGGAAGAAAATGGAGAACTCACACTGTGTGAGTGTGGAAACAGGTGtgttcaattaagcggcTCGCTCACTATGGGGACGGTGATCCACGAAGATAACATTTTCTTGTTTGACGCACATAAAGGCATTACAGTCTTTCGACTCCATAAAGATGGGCTAAACGGCGCCAACATAATGCGTAGTACGGATGCAGCAGGTTATCCCTCTATCGAGCACAATACGATAACGCACGTGGCATCGACGAGTGTTCCTTGGAGCAGACTCTTCAACTTAAATGCCGCTGCATACAACGCACAGGGAGACGTTTGTTTCGAAGATCGGAAAGAATTATGGCATTCGACTGTTACTTTTGCCGCTGTTTGTGACGCCAGCGGTTGTGTGACTCTCTTCCAGTTCTCACCTGCCAGCATTGAACGAGGTACCGATATCTGTCGTTTTGAAATTAAGCAGACCATTTTGAAACTTGTATCTATACCAACATCCCTCTCGGAGCATATAACGGAGCTGCCGCCTGCCTGCACACCTTTGTTTGCGCTGTACCTGGAGGACGGTAGCGTTCGCATTATTTCAAACGGGAAAGTAACGCCCAACGCGCAGCCTATCGAGAGCTCGCACAACCTCCGAGCGTGCAGGTACTCAGTGCCTAACCCAGCTGCAACCCAGTCACTGTCAGGCGTCTCAGGCGACGTCTTTTCGTtccgccggcagcgcgtAGTCCCCGAGCCTAGCAAGTCCGTCCCGCAACCCCTCGCCGGGCCCCCCTGCATACGCATCTTCGTGAGCGGCCCGCCcagcccgccgccgctgcagcgcacGTTCTCTCCACCGGAGCTTGATCTTACCCTATAA